From one Malus sylvestris chromosome 1, drMalSylv7.2, whole genome shotgun sequence genomic stretch:
- the LOC126621372 gene encoding probable serine/threonine-protein kinase PBL3, which yields MCGGIRTSVKGYTKVKRGDLAMDTTHENTERDNASETTFTNSQSSNAPQLAAAADCIDKKPANEDSPSNPPRDGLNSNVRVSSVSVPSTRQIEGEILQPFNLKSFRIDELKTATRNFPY from the exons ATGTGTGGCGGGATTCGCACAAGCGTGAAAGGGTACACTAAGGTGAAACGCGGGGATTTGGCTATGGACACAACGCATGAGAATACTGAGAGGGATAATGCTAGCGAGACAACATTTACTAATAGCCAGTCGAGTAATGCGCCCCAGTTAGCTGCGGCTGCTGATTGCATAGACAAGAAACCAGCTAATGAAGATTCACCTTCGAACCCGCCTCGCGATG GATTGAATTCGAATGTGAGGGTTTCGTCTGTCTCGGTGCCTTCAACTCGACAGATAGAGGGTGAGATCTTGCAGCCCTTCAACTTGAAGAGCTTCCGCATTGATGAACTGAAAACAGCCACAAGGAACTTTCCGTATTAA
- the LOC126622529 gene encoding uncharacterized protein LOC126622529 yields the protein MKFEDFLMQRSEEKQKKLDLEEEVKKLQAELDGEQTLGRFLQCALHGPVQSHPCLLSLFPPQFQELFLELAMVEEEIGQLERKVEELKLRLYQEREQTREWEVQRKQLGQQNHLLCRVGNQPVVNEERCRSQNYEALRNLRKERRLKDRRASVGSAADIPRWNFTYADGETAELSRRQRGRSRNQGHGENDLKPNELSEELLKCLISIFLELKQTSLDKEGSSVVPKLALSCMNSKGLIPKTSFNCKSSTIFFNYNTSSNADPYCILPDLDGAVRDVGPYKNFIQITRSSFDVSRLSECLNAIEKLRNLMHQLCDVDLTSLTYKQKLAFWINIYNACIMHAFLEHGLPSTPEKLLALMNKAALNVGGIVLNALAIEHFILRHPSESKHGPAYEKEMLLRHAYGLGYPEPNVTFALCRGSWSSPALRVYTSDDIVNELERAKLEYLEASVGVTSKKKIVVPKLLQWNMLDFADGMESLLEWIYSQLPRSGSLKQLIMECLNGETKSPIIRTVEVQPYESEFRYLLPL from the exons ATGAAATTCGAAGACTTTCTAATGCAGCGAAGCGAGGAGAAGCAGAAAAAACTCGACCTTGAGGAAGAG GTTAAGAAATTGCAGGCAGAGTTGGATGGAGAACAAACACTTGGCAGGTTTCTGCAATGTGCACTCCATGGACCTGTTCAGTCACATCCGTGTCTTTTATCGTTGTTTCCACCTCAG TTTCAGGAGCTGTTTTTGGAGCTGGCAATGGTGGAGGAAGAGATAGGTCAACTCGAAAGAAAAGTCGAAGAGCTGAAACTGAGGTTGTACCAAGAGAGGGAACAAACAAGAGAATGGGAAGTGCAGCGGAAGCAATTAGGGCAACAGAATCACTTGTTATGCAGGGTGGGAAACCAGCCAGTGGTGAATGAAGAAAGATGCAGATCACAGAACTACGAAGCTTTGAGAAatttgagaaaagaaagaaggttGAAGGATAGAAGAGCTTCTGTAGGTTCTGCAGCAGATATCCCAAGATGGAATTTCACATATGCTGATG GTGAAACTGCTGAATTATCAAGGAGACAAAGGGGAAGAAGCAGAAACCAGGGCCATGGAGAAAATGATCTGAAACCAAATGAACTCTCGGAAGAACTTCTCAAGTGCCTTATATCCATATTTCTTGAACTGAAACAAACATCACTCGACAAGGAGGGATCATCTGTTGTCCCAAAGCTTGCACTTTCCTGCATGAACTCGAAGGGGCTCATTCCGAAGACCTCATTCAACTGCAAATCATCCACAATtttcttcaactacaacacctCGTCCAATGCCGACCCTTACTGCATACTGCCCGACTTAGACGGTGCTGTCAGGGATGTTGGCCCGTACAAAAACTTCATCCAGATCACGAGGAGCTCGTTCGATGTCAGCCGATTGTCTGAGTGTTTGAATGCAATCGAAAAGTTGAG GAATTTGATGCATCAGCTGTGTGACGTGGACTTGACTTCCTTGACCTACAAGCAAAAGTTGGCGTTCTGGATCAACATCTACAACGCCTGCATCATGCAT GCATTTCTGGAACATGGGCTGCCGTCTACACCGGAGAAACTGCTGGCACTTATGAACAAG GCTGCTCTAAATGTCGGAGGCATAGTGCTGAATGCTCTGGCTATCGAGCATTTCATTCTCCGCCATCCATCTGAATCGAAACAT GGGCCTGCCTATGAGAAGGAAATGCTACTAAGACATGCGTACGGTCTCGGATACCCTGAACCTAACGTCACATTTGCTCTTTGCCGCGGCAGTTGGTCCTCACCGGCA TTAAGGGTTTACACCTCCGACGACATAGTCAATGAGTTGGAGAGAGCAAAACTGGAGTACTTGGAAGCTTCGGTGGGAGTCACAAGCAAGAAGAAGATTGTGGTGCCCAAGCTCCTTCAATGGAACATGCTCGATTTTGCAGACGGTATGGAATCATTGCTGGAATGGATTTACAGCCAACTGCCGCGGTCTGGTTCGCTGAAACAATTGATAATGGAATGCTTGAATGGAGAGACGAAGTCTCCGATAATCAGAACGGTGGAAGTCCAGCCTTATGAATCCGAGTTCCGGTACCTGCTGCCGTTGTGA
- the LOC126622523 gene encoding AP3-complex subunit beta-A-like, translating into MFNQFGATAETLSKASTLVFRIGTDAHLYDDPDDVSIAPLLDSRFDSEKCEALKRLLALIAQGFEVSNFFPQVVKNVASQSLEVKKLVYVYLLHYAQKRPNEALLSINYFQKDLGDPNPLVRAWALRTMAGIRLHVIAPLVLVAARKCARDPSVYVRKCAANALPKLHDLRLEENTVGIEEIIGTLLNDSSPCVVGAAAAAFSSVCPNNLSLIGRNYKRLCEVLPDVEEWGKIVLIGILLRYVVARHGLIKESIMFSLHGTANSRSEKDCADTNSALDDDGDINGLYESELTNAVSRCYIEGPAEYLSRLSFMNKDSSEFNDARFTSGKNNDDVKILLQCTSPLLWSNNSAVVLAAAGVHWIMASTEDLKRIIKPLLFVLRSSNASKYVVLCNIQVFAKAIPSLFSPYFEDFFICSSESYQIKALKLDILAYIATDSSISFILKEFQDYIRDPDRRFAADTVAGIGICAQRLPEMANACLEFLLALTRQQLMTGEFGSVDAEADILIQAIMSIKSIIQLDPPSHEKVIIQLVRSLTSIKVPAARAMVVWMLGEYNSLGDLIPRMLATVLKYLAGCFASEEVETKLQICNTAVKVLLGAKGDDVLTIKMVLIYVLELAKCDLNYDVRDRAHFLKKLLSTYLDSQCLEEGTNRPGQQKDSSLLLAENLFGKQNKPVCHEPIDHRFYLPGSLSQIVLHAAPGYEPLPKPCSLRCDGPEMNENGESYVTDDEDSASESLDEEIASSYSSQRSSVDSTGTDDGEDAGSASEDDDNSHQLIQFSDERKNGASQSASDFGELLSNRALESWLDDQPGFSKPNTSEHTQHSQVRTSSARISIGDIGGQVRPKSYPLLDPVNGNGLKVDYSFSSEISSISPLFICIEVSFKNCSNETMSDITFVDEESGKGKDSVEQSSFSDESSTIPQSNEPNLVAVEEITSLEPGQTITRSIQVRFHHHLLPLKLALYCNGKRHPIKLRPDIGYFVKALPMDVEAFTNKESQLRGMFECVRRCTFTDHIKELDKDKGDNSLVEDKFLVICRSLALKMLSNANLHLVSVDLPVAAKLDDATGLCLRFSSKILSTSAPCLITITVEGRCSEPLEMSVKVNCEETVFGLNLLNRIVNFLVEPSHAHVSS; encoded by the exons ATGTTCAATCAGTTCGGAGCAACGGCGGAGACTCTAAGCAAGGCGTCGACACTGGTGTTCCGGATCGGCACTGACGCCCACCTCTACGACGATCCAGACGACGTCAGCATCGCTCCTCTCCTGGACAGCAGGTTCGACTCCGAGAAGTGCGAGGCTCTCAAGCGTTTGCTCGCTCTCATCGCCCAGGGATTCGAAGTCTCCAATTTCTTCCCTCAG GTTGTGAAGAACGTAGCGTCGCAGTCATTGGAAGTGAAGAAGCTCGTTTACGTGTACTTGCTGCATTATGCTCAAAA GCGTCCGAATGAAGCGTTGCtgtcaattaattatttccagaAGGATTTAGGGGATCCAAATCCGTTAGTGAGGGCGTGGGCGCTGAGAACCATGGCGGGGATACGCCTGCATGTTATTGCACCTTTGGTTCTTGTTGCAGCCAGAAAATGTGCTAGAGATCCGTCTGTGTATGTTAGGAAATGCGCGGCCAATGCACTTCCTAAGCTGCACGATTTGCGCCTTGAGGAGAATACTGTGGGGATTGAAGAG ATTATTGGAACATTGTTGAATGACTCTTCCCCTTGTGTCGTtggagctgctgctgctgctttctCTTCTGTTTGTCCAAATAATTTGTCACTGATTGGAAGGAACTATAAAAGGTTATGTGAGGTTCTTCCTGATGTGGAAGAATGGggtaaaatagttttaattgggATCCTTTTGCGCTATGTAGTCGCAAGGCATGGGCTTATAAAGGAATCCATTATGTTCTCTTTGCATGGAACAGCGAATTCTCGATCTGAAAAGGATTGTGCGGACACCAACTCTGCGTTGGATGACGATGGTGACATTAATGGTCTTTATGAGTCTGAATTAACAAATGCTGTATCCCGTTGTTATATTGAAGGACCAGCTGAATACTTATCACGATTAAGTTTCATGAATAAAGATTCCTCTGAATTTAATGATGCTCGTTTTACATCTGGAAAGAATAACGATGATGTGAAGATCCTGCTGCAATGTACATCGCCATTGTTGTGGAGTAATAATAGTGCAGTTGTACTAGCAGCTGCTGGTGTACATTGGATTATGGCATCAACGGAGGATTTAAAAAGAATCATTAAGCCGCTCTTGTTCGTTCTAAGATCATCCAATGCCTCAAAATATGTG GTTTTATGTAACATTCAAGTATTTGCCAAAGCAATTCCTTCACTCTTCTCTCCATACTTTGAAGACTTCTTTATATGCTCTTCGGAATCGTATCAAATTAAAGCTTTGAAACTGGATATACTGGCTTACATCGCTACAGATTCATCAATTTCGTTTATACTCAAAGAATTTCAG GATTATATTAGAGATCCCGACAGGAGATTTGCTGCCGATACTGTTGCTGGAATTGGCATATGTGCGCAACGACTTCCAGAAATGGCAAATGCATGCTTGGAATTTCTATTGGCTTTGACCAGACAGC AACTTATGACTGGTGAGTTTGGGTCTGTGGATGCCGAAGCAGATATATTGATTCAAGCAATAATGTCTATTAAGTCAATCATTCAGCTAGATCCACCCAGTCATGAAAAg GTTATTATTCAATTGGTTCGAAGTTTAACTTCAATAAAGGTGCCTGCTGCACGTGCTATGGTTGTTTGGATGCTGGGGGAGTATAACTCTTTAGGTGATCTCATCCCAAGGATGTTAGCTACAGTGCTCAAGTATCTTGCAGGGTGCTTTGCTTCTGAAGAAGTGGAAACAAAGCTTCAGATTTGTAATACCGCTGTTAAG GTTTTATTGGGGGCAAAAGGGGATGACGTGTTGACAatcaaaatggttttaatctaCGTGTTGGAGCTGGCCAAATGCGACTTAAATTATGACGTTCGTGACCGAGCTCATTTCTTAAAGAAACTCCTGTCAACTTATTTAGATTCTCAATGTCTGGAGGAGGGAACCAACCGTCCGGGTCAACAAAAAGATAGTTCACTTCTCCTGGCAGAAAACTTGTTTGGGAAACAAAATAAACCAGTGTGCCATGAGCCCATTGATCACCGGTTTTACCTTCCTGGCTCTTTATCGCAGATAGTACTTCATGCTGCTCCAGGGTATGAGCCTCTCCCAAAGCCCTGTAGTTTGCGCTGTGATGGCCCCGAAATGAATGAAAATGGTGAATCATATGTTACAGACGATGAGGACTCAGCGTCTGAATCTTTGGATGAGGAAATTGCTTCTAGTTACAGTTCGCAACGTTCTAGTGTTGATTCAACTGGCACTGATGACGGTGAAGACGCTGGTTCTGCAAGTGAAGACGATGACAATTCTCATCAGTTGATTCAGTTTTCAGATGAAAGGAAAAATGGAGCTTCTCAGTCTGCTTCTGATTTTGGCGAATTGTTGTCAAATAGAGCTTTAGAATCATGGTTAGATGACCAACCTGGTTTTTCAAAACCAAATACTTCAGAACACACTCAACACAGTCAAGTCCGTACATCTTCAGCAAGAATCTCCATTGGGGATATTGGAGGTCAAGTTAGACCTAAAAGCTATCCACTCTTGGACCCTGTGAATGGAAATGGCTTAAAGGTTGACTATTCATTTTCATCTGAGATTTCAAGTATCTCTCCTCTGTTTATATGTATAGAAGTTTCCTTCAAGAACTGCTCAAATGAGACCATGTCTGATATAACTTTTGTGGATGAGGAATCCGGAAAAGGCAAGGACTCTGTAGAGCAATCGTCGTTTTCAGATGAAAG CTCCACGATACCTCAAAGTAATGAGCCAAATCTAGTTGCTGTAGAAGAGATCACTTCTCTGGAACCTGGTCAGACTATAACAAGAAGCATCCAGGTCCGCTTCCATCACCACCTCTTGCCTCTAAAACTGGCCTTATATTGTAACGGCAAGAGGCATCCTATTAAGTTGCGGCCTGACATTGGatactttgtaaaagctctTCCTATGGATGTTGAAGCCTTTACAAATAAGGAGTCTCAACTGCGTGGAATGTTTGAATGCGTAAGAAG GTGCACCTTCACTGACCATATCAAGGAGTTGGACAAGGACAAGGGTGATAATTCATTGGTGGAAGACAAATTTCTCGTAATCTGCCGAAGTCTTGCATTGAAGATGCTCAGCAATGCAAATCTTCATCTTGTATCCGTTGATTTGCCAGTTGCAGCAAAGCTTGATGATGCAACAGGCCTGTGCTTACGGTTCAGCAGCAAGATTTTAAGCACCTCTGCCCCCTGCTTGATAACCATTACTGTCGAAGGTAGATGTTCCGAACCATTGGAAATGTCAGTTAAAGTAAACTGTGAAGAAACTGTGTTTGGGTTGAATCTTCTGAACAGGATCGTAAATTTCTTAGTTGAGCCCTCCCATGCCCACGTGAGTTCGTAA